In Bacillus sp. Marseille-Q1617, a genomic segment contains:
- a CDS encoding Cof-type HAD-IIB family hydrolase: MSYKMIVLDLDDTLLRDDQTISERTKKALMEAQESGVKVVLASGRPTYGMRWVEKELKLDDYGSYILSFNGSKIINCRTNDETYSRTLSAEAAHRLYDLSKREGVGILTYSEEAILVEEPSEYADIESRLTGLPVKVVWSFKEAVQGPVVKVLMLKEAERLVEVEKKLQTELDGELSVMRSKPYFLEFTQLGVTKGASLDYLIKPLGIHREEVIAIGDSYNDQTMIEFAGLGVAMGNAPEDIKEKADYVAASNMEDGVAEVVEKFVLNRLTRV; encoded by the coding sequence ATGAGTTATAAAATGATTGTTCTTGATTTAGATGATACATTGCTTCGTGATGACCAGACGATTTCAGAACGTACGAAGAAGGCATTGATGGAGGCGCAGGAATCAGGAGTAAAGGTGGTCCTTGCATCGGGGCGTCCGACTTACGGCATGCGCTGGGTGGAGAAGGAGCTGAAACTCGATGATTATGGAAGCTATATCTTATCCTTTAACGGCTCTAAGATCATCAACTGCCGTACAAATGATGAAACTTACAGCCGCACATTGTCAGCTGAAGCGGCTCACAGATTATACGATTTAAGTAAACGAGAAGGAGTCGGAATTCTGACATATTCCGAGGAAGCCATACTTGTGGAAGAGCCAAGTGAATATGCTGATATTGAAAGCAGACTCACGGGACTGCCTGTGAAAGTAGTGTGGAGTTTCAAAGAAGCGGTCCAGGGGCCAGTCGTAAAGGTGCTCATGCTGAAAGAAGCAGAGCGGCTTGTTGAAGTGGAAAAGAAGCTTCAGACAGAACTGGACGGGGAGTTGTCCGTCATGCGCTCAAAGCCATATTTCCTTGAGTTCACTCAGCTTGGCGTCACAAAAGGGGCGAGCCTCGATTACTTGATCAAACCTCTAGGGATCCACAGGGAGGAAGTCATCGCCATCGGGGACAGCTACAATGACCAGACCATGATTGAATTCGCGGGCCTTGGCGTCGCGATGGGAAATGCGCCGGAAGATATTAAAGAGAAGGCTGATTATGTAGCGGCTTCTAATATGGAAGATGGCGTAGCGGAAGTGGTAGAGAAATTCGTGTTAAATAGACTGACCCGTGTATAG
- a CDS encoding CotY/CotZ family spore coat protein, with amino-acid sequence MICHHNSCICETLNELLLEQCKLATQKFKFICEYDKVDTIPFLLYMKENSEPFEAHLHSGSTIFFKIIDIEEDCATLRLLEGVDIDGYMTDDVEDIFALYKTDKCIIIDCNCILGIQPLPPKLVNRKLPEVNHGDGQGSGPSGNRGIGPGYGAGYDWEYDPK; translated from the coding sequence ATGATTTGTCATCACAACAGCTGTATATGCGAAACCCTGAATGAATTGCTCCTTGAACAATGTAAATTGGCAACTCAAAAATTCAAGTTCATTTGTGAGTACGACAAGGTGGATACCATTCCTTTTCTTTTATATATGAAAGAAAATAGTGAACCGTTTGAAGCCCACTTACACTCAGGCAGCACCATCTTCTTTAAGATCATCGATATCGAAGAGGACTGTGCGACACTCAGGTTACTGGAGGGAGTGGATATAGACGGATACATGACCGACGATGTCGAAGATATATTTGCCCTTTACAAAACCGACAAATGTATCATCATTGACTGCAACTGCATCCTCGGAATTCAGCCCCTTCCTCCGAAATTAGTCAACCGGAAGCTTCCGGAAGTCAATCACGGGGACGGACAGGGAAGTGGTCCAAGCGGGAATCGGGGCATTGGTCCGGGATATGGTGCGGGATACGATTGGGAGTACGATCCCAAGTAA
- a CDS encoding ATP-grasp domain-containing protein, whose product MNEYIIFIGTHRSGSSRDGIEAGKKLGYSTILFTNNRRIIREKDLFPEVDEMVEVDLKQEEALRKEITSLQQAGKKIACIISFFDAHVSLSARLSNEFCGTDITLQPIADCMDKTELRMKLTGKEYSPDFIKMEPPFSTDKARTIPYPFILKSPVSNGSKDVLLIHDEEELAWGIKKLNRKKPSTILVEEYLDGPQYLIEAVVKEGKPVIAVVVKQEINYQKRFIVTGYSVSPENHQPELVKKVEEIINDLGFINGSCHLEMRLVKDQWKLIEINPRISGGAMNKMIEEAYGLSIVEETLRVYLSKPNTIKPKWKKHIYTCYMTVNKVGKLLKVSGQNKAEEHEGIIEVYIKSKKGKILRPPTSMGHRYGYVMAYGESVQESEERAKNAAKEIRFYLEST is encoded by the coding sequence ATGAACGAATACATCATTTTTATAGGTACTCACCGGTCAGGCTCCTCAAGGGACGGAATTGAAGCCGGGAAAAAATTGGGCTATTCCACCATCCTTTTTACTAACAATAGAAGGATTATAAGAGAAAAAGATCTTTTTCCGGAAGTGGATGAAATGGTCGAAGTAGATTTAAAGCAGGAAGAAGCACTAAGGAAAGAAATCACTTCCCTTCAGCAGGCAGGGAAGAAGATAGCATGCATCATCAGTTTTTTCGATGCCCACGTTTCTTTGTCAGCCCGGCTTTCCAATGAATTCTGCGGAACGGATATCACCTTGCAGCCTATAGCTGATTGTATGGATAAGACAGAGCTCAGAATGAAACTGACAGGAAAAGAATATTCACCTGATTTTATAAAAATGGAGCCTCCTTTTTCAACAGATAAGGCAAGAACGATCCCCTATCCTTTCATATTAAAGTCTCCCGTTTCCAATGGATCCAAGGATGTCCTGCTCATTCATGACGAGGAAGAGCTGGCTTGGGGCATAAAGAAATTAAATCGAAAAAAACCTTCCACCATCCTTGTAGAAGAATATTTAGATGGACCGCAATACTTAATCGAGGCAGTGGTCAAAGAAGGTAAACCCGTGATTGCCGTGGTCGTCAAACAGGAAATCAACTATCAGAAACGATTCATTGTCACCGGCTATAGTGTTTCACCGGAAAACCATCAACCTGAATTAGTCAAAAAGGTGGAAGAGATCATCAATGACTTGGGTTTTATTAATGGAAGCTGTCATCTGGAAATGAGGCTGGTAAAGGATCAATGGAAACTCATTGAAATCAACCCCCGCATTTCCGGAGGGGCAATGAATAAGATGATCGAAGAAGCATACGGACTGAGCATAGTGGAAGAAACGTTAAGGGTCTATCTCAGTAAACCCAACACAATTAAACCCAAATGGAAAAAACATATCTACACCTGCTACATGACTGTAAACAAGGTCGGAAAGCTCTTAAAAGTGTCAGGACAGAACAAAGCGGAAGAACATGAAGGCATCATTGAAGTTTATATAAAATCCAAAAAAGGGAAAATACTCCGTCCCCCCACTTCCATGGGGCACAGATACGGGTATGTCATGGCGTACGGAGAATCTGTGCAGGAATCAGAGGAGCGCGCAAAAAATGCCGCTAAAGAGATACGATTTTATCTGGAATCAACTTAA
- a CDS encoding ATP-grasp domain-containing protein, whose translation MKSIIFIETTKSGSSREAIKTADRLGYYTILFTERPNFVAKREEFPDVHFMKLCDLSDMNKLQKEVKALILKGIEVSAIVSYVDPHSYTACVLADTFNVNHFSTEGMKNIQNKIQSRELMKDSSKTPAYWTVATKRESKALEPEIKDKFPLIMKSPQSTGSKDVYKVENLEEYRKRYETLINRYENQPILIEEFLPEPQYLVEVVVHKGKVHIMAVIKQDIHYHRRFIVMGYKLMLNAGKNFSDGLKKAIEDIVSQHGLESGACHLELRRKGTQWKLIEINARISGAGMNNMIKAAFGINLVEETLKMALGKDPDLKPKFQKNVYMQYVTVEKKGTLKRVTGKNKALASKGVVEVYVKPRKGSLITPPLSMGHRYAYVTAVGKTAKEAEMNAKKAAAEIQFWIEESPKEKITTEIK comes from the coding sequence ATGAAGTCTATCATTTTTATTGAAACGACTAAGTCAGGTTCAAGCAGGGAAGCGATTAAGACGGCAGACAGACTTGGCTATTATACTATCCTTTTTACTGAGAGACCTAACTTTGTTGCGAAACGGGAGGAATTCCCCGATGTTCATTTCATGAAATTATGCGATCTCAGTGATATGAATAAACTGCAAAAAGAAGTGAAGGCCCTTATCTTAAAAGGGATCGAAGTGTCCGCTATCGTAAGCTATGTGGATCCGCACAGCTATACAGCATGTGTCCTTGCTGATACATTCAATGTAAATCACTTTTCCACCGAAGGAATGAAAAATATTCAAAATAAGATTCAATCACGGGAGCTGATGAAGGACTCGTCAAAAACTCCCGCTTACTGGACGGTTGCAACAAAGAGGGAAAGCAAGGCACTGGAACCGGAAATCAAGGATAAGTTCCCTCTGATCATGAAATCCCCCCAATCTACGGGTTCAAAAGATGTCTACAAGGTAGAGAATCTGGAAGAATATCGTAAGAGGTATGAGACGCTGATCAATCGTTATGAAAATCAGCCTATTTTAATAGAAGAATTTCTCCCGGAGCCTCAGTACCTGGTGGAAGTAGTGGTTCATAAAGGAAAGGTTCATATCATGGCGGTGATCAAACAGGATATTCACTATCATCGGCGCTTTATCGTCATGGGCTATAAATTGATGCTGAATGCAGGGAAAAACTTTTCTGACGGACTGAAGAAGGCGATAGAAGACATCGTTAGTCAGCATGGGCTCGAGTCCGGCGCTTGCCACCTGGAGCTTCGCCGCAAAGGAACTCAGTGGAAGCTGATTGAAATAAATGCACGTATCTCCGGGGCTGGGATGAACAACATGATCAAAGCTGCCTTTGGGATCAATCTGGTCGAAGAAACATTAAAAATGGCACTGGGAAAAGATCCTGATTTAAAGCCTAAATTTCAAAAGAATGTATATATGCAATATGTGACGGTGGAAAAAAAGGGGACCCTTAAGAGAGTAACAGGAAAAAATAAAGCCCTCGCTTCCAAGGGAGTAGTAGAGGTTTACGTCAAGCCGCGTAAAGGTTCGTTGATTACACCTCCATTGTCGATGGGACATCGGTACGCATATGTCACCGCTGTCGGAAAGACTGCTAAAGAAGCTGAGATGAATGCAAAGAAGGCGGCTGCGGAAATTCAGTTTTGGATTGAAGAGTCTCCAAAGGAAAAAATCACAACAGAAATTAAATAA
- the murF gene encoding UDP-N-acetylmuramoyl-tripeptide--D-alanyl-D-alanine ligase: MSIDFSVERPIIAVTGSSGKTTTKSFIASILRTRWIIFESSDYWNRTDHTEKHQDEINFIHRAIVLEYGMAYPGVISKHCKIIQPNIGAITNIGTAHIGNFNGDIRGIAAAKSELIKGMDGDGHLFLNGDDKQSKLLHTKKFTGVLKKVSIHTPSDYQAKNVRYNVEGISFDLELSGTSHTFSIPYHGEFHVYNALLAIAIADLLGFTPEEIKQGLSEVRKPRHRLDVMQLKNNITLIDDTVHAFTDAMKGALDVLSNLEGEKKVAVLGSMAGFADKHEEVHKEIGRYVAEKKIDYLFTYGNLSKNIGIGAREAGMNKQRIFHFNRTSMDQLNENLLKTIKPNWTILIKGASGLEMVETVEYFKKHLG; the protein is encoded by the coding sequence ATGAGTATTGATTTCTCCGTTGAAAGACCGATCATTGCTGTAACCGGAAGTTCCGGGAAAACAACTACAAAATCATTCATCGCATCCATTCTCAGAACCCGCTGGATCATTTTCGAATCCAGTGATTATTGGAACCGGACCGACCATACAGAAAAGCACCAGGATGAAATCAATTTCATCCATCGGGCCATTGTACTCGAATATGGGATGGCGTACCCTGGCGTCATCAGTAAGCATTGTAAAATCATTCAGCCTAACATAGGGGCGATCACCAACATCGGCACTGCCCACATCGGCAACTTCAATGGCGATATTAGAGGAATAGCGGCAGCCAAATCAGAGCTTATTAAAGGTATGGATGGGGATGGCCACTTATTCTTGAATGGAGACGATAAACAGTCGAAGCTCCTGCATACAAAGAAATTCACAGGAGTGCTGAAGAAGGTCAGCATCCATACCCCTTCGGATTACCAGGCAAAGAACGTGCGCTACAATGTGGAAGGGATCAGCTTTGACCTTGAGCTGTCGGGTACATCTCATACCTTCTCCATTCCCTATCATGGAGAATTCCACGTATACAATGCCCTCCTGGCCATTGCCATCGCCGACCTGCTCGGCTTTACACCTGAAGAAATCAAACAAGGTTTGAGTGAAGTGAGGAAGCCAAGGCACAGGCTCGATGTCATGCAGCTGAAAAACAACATCACGCTGATTGACGATACGGTACATGCCTTTACGGATGCAATGAAAGGGGCGCTCGACGTACTTTCGAACCTGGAAGGGGAAAAGAAAGTCGCAGTCCTGGGAAGCATGGCAGGCTTTGCAGATAAGCATGAAGAAGTTCACAAAGAAATAGGAAGATATGTTGCTGAGAAGAAGATCGATTACCTCTTTACCTATGGCAATCTTTCTAAAAACATTGGAATCGGTGCCCGGGAAGCGGGAATGAATAAGCAGCGGATCTTTCACTTTAACCGAACCTCTATGGATCAATTAAACGAGAATCTACTCAAAACCATCAAGCCAAACTGGACCATTCTCATCAAAGGAGCCAGCGGGCTGGAGATGGTGGAGACGGTGGAGTATTTTAAGAAGCATCTTGGATGA
- a CDS encoding YheC/YheD family protein translates to MIRIGMLHHRKHPESVIKSYAYAAVAKAEGTEMIYFSPGGVDFDTKTISGFEYKDGEWVEGIFPFPHVIYNTGSPEKLAKSNDVIENLKKDIPFTTHSIGNKMAVYKRLMEAGEFTQYLIPSEVIRGTNHFFSFLEAYRKIVFKPVNGRKGQSIILIERVGNDFRLLIDTDEHLYSYDELKEFVSTHIGEEDFLVQPYINCRTKDGSVFDFRLHVQKDGEGEWVITSIYPRIGAPGTIVSNINSGGSMNYLVPFLKQEFGDDYFNIKRYLENFSLALARHMDELQDQHYSETIDELGIDVALDDLGKIWIYEVNWRPGCPPTFYLELDVVINTIRYCIYLAKQSPSLP, encoded by the coding sequence TTGATTCGAATTGGAATGCTGCACCACAGAAAGCATCCTGAAAGTGTCATCAAATCGTACGCTTATGCAGCTGTGGCCAAGGCGGAAGGAACGGAGATGATTTATTTCTCTCCGGGTGGAGTTGACTTTGATACGAAAACAATTTCAGGATTTGAATATAAAGACGGGGAGTGGGTGGAAGGAATCTTCCCGTTCCCACATGTCATCTATAACACAGGAAGCCCTGAAAAGCTGGCTAAATCCAATGATGTCATTGAAAATCTGAAGAAAGACATTCCCTTTACCACTCATTCGATCGGCAATAAAATGGCCGTGTATAAACGATTAATGGAAGCTGGGGAGTTCACCCAATACTTGATCCCCTCGGAGGTTATCAGAGGGACGAATCACTTTTTTTCATTTCTGGAGGCTTATCGGAAAATTGTCTTTAAGCCGGTAAACGGACGGAAAGGTCAATCGATCATTCTTATTGAACGTGTCGGAAATGATTTTAGGCTATTAATTGACACGGATGAGCATCTTTATTCTTATGATGAATTAAAGGAATTTGTTTCCACACATATCGGGGAAGAGGACTTTCTCGTACAGCCCTATATCAATTGCCGGACTAAGGATGGCAGCGTATTTGACTTCCGGCTTCACGTTCAAAAAGACGGTGAAGGAGAATGGGTCATTACTTCCATCTACCCAAGAATCGGTGCCCCGGGAACGATTGTTTCCAATATCAACAGCGGCGGTTCGATGAATTATCTGGTCCCTTTTTTGAAGCAGGAATTTGGGGATGATTATTTTAACATCAAACGTTATTTAGAAAATTTCTCCCTGGCCCTGGCCCGGCATATGGATGAATTACAGGATCAACACTATTCAGAGACAATCGATGAGCTTGGAATCGATGTCGCTTTGGACGACCTGGGGAAAATATGGATCTATGAGGTCAACTGGAGACCCGGATGCCCCCCAACCTTTTATCTTGAATTGGATGTAGTTATTAATACAATCCGATACTGCATCTACTTAGCCAAGCAATCACCAAGTTTACCATGA
- a CDS encoding DUF2817 domain-containing protein, translated as MRSTILSYRKLEALIKKKSRQSPFLSLSSLGKSIEGRDVWCVTIQKPIDSGTEIVQNRKRSRQSQKKTPVVITASIHGHEATGSIALLRFLDKIQKEAKSIQWLDDLVVHCVICCNPDGYVHKTRYNAEGFDLNRDFLTQSQPETQSIVNLIVKVKPAVVLDLHGYVWKRSIHTHLGLIEPCTPPHNPAYEYDLYLKWALPLAEHMEAFLVAERDKFSGERFKSIKGTYIPYRDGKNGWDDYSPFCCSMYSMLQGATGLTIESPSRSEDGTTWLVLAVTAALSHISKHRVELEKNQTAFFRRGIKNHHPTHSPGLFPKYFLLTEKSGFESAYRKLILHLQQNGIKLYSSTEEFKYEGHTFPSGTTIVPMNQARANLAYCFLSRGEDLSSGSERLSELCAWSLPLSWGVNCHPAVEKIMAGMKPFKSFENDVQPVPYPEKPNPEAPVSVGILIDDGLFHKKSHSGLKLALQQMKIPFKELRAKDLAVKKALSSIDVLIYNGYEHLFYPPSNIRSMYRDFVLDSPDQQDACRKNLQHYLQKGGKVIGIGAGASKALTMILELSEAEVHSGGWNKNALLQIHYKDHAITKGYLTEDTGFVYRPAWFTNIGKMNVVASYGKGQDTLLAGYWPDYHQAHGKAAIITNPEGNLILFGLEICFRGHTSYFYRLLWNAIHSEPRK; from the coding sequence ATGCGAAGTACTATTCTTTCTTACAGGAAGCTAGAAGCATTAATAAAGAAGAAGAGCCGGCAAAGTCCATTCCTTTCCCTTTCCTCACTCGGCAAGTCTATTGAAGGGCGGGATGTTTGGTGTGTGACGATTCAAAAACCCATTGATTCAGGGACAGAAATCGTTCAAAACAGGAAACGGTCCCGGCAGTCACAGAAGAAAACCCCCGTCGTCATTACCGCTTCCATTCATGGACATGAAGCCACCGGTTCAATAGCTTTACTGCGCTTTTTGGATAAGATTCAGAAAGAAGCTAAAAGCATACAATGGCTGGATGATTTGGTTGTTCATTGTGTCATTTGCTGTAATCCGGACGGATATGTGCATAAGACCCGCTATAACGCAGAAGGCTTTGATTTAAATCGGGATTTCCTTACACAATCGCAGCCGGAAACACAAAGCATAGTCAATCTGATCGTGAAGGTAAAGCCGGCAGTCGTATTGGACTTGCATGGGTATGTGTGGAAAAGATCCATTCACACTCACCTTGGATTGATCGAACCCTGTACCCCCCCTCACAATCCAGCATATGAATATGATCTGTATCTTAAATGGGCGCTACCTCTTGCTGAGCACATGGAAGCCTTTTTAGTTGCGGAAAGGGACAAGTTTTCCGGTGAAAGATTTAAGTCGATCAAAGGCACGTACATCCCTTATCGCGATGGAAAGAATGGCTGGGATGACTATAGTCCATTTTGCTGTTCGATGTATTCGATGCTGCAAGGGGCCACCGGTCTTACCATCGAATCACCAAGCCGCTCAGAGGACGGCACCACCTGGCTTGTTTTAGCTGTTACAGCTGCTCTTTCCCACATTTCAAAGCACAGAGTAGAGTTGGAAAAAAACCAAACTGCCTTTTTCCGCAGGGGAATCAAGAATCACCATCCCACTCACTCACCGGGACTTTTCCCAAAATACTTCTTGCTGACAGAAAAAAGCGGATTTGAATCAGCTTACAGGAAGTTAATCCTGCATCTGCAGCAAAATGGAATCAAACTATACTCCTCTACAGAAGAATTCAAATACGAAGGACATACATTCCCCTCGGGAACCACCATCGTACCAATGAATCAAGCACGCGCTAATTTGGCTTATTGTTTCCTGTCCCGGGGGGAAGATCTCTCTTCAGGTTCTGAAAGGTTGTCAGAGCTATGCGCCTGGAGCCTTCCATTGAGCTGGGGAGTGAATTGCCATCCTGCAGTTGAGAAGATAATGGCTGGTATGAAGCCTTTCAAATCATTCGAGAATGACGTTCAACCCGTACCTTACCCTGAAAAACCAAATCCAGAAGCCCCTGTTTCAGTCGGGATTTTAATAGACGATGGCCTTTTTCATAAAAAATCTCATTCAGGGCTGAAGCTTGCCCTTCAGCAAATGAAGATTCCTTTTAAGGAATTAAGAGCAAAGGATTTGGCTGTTAAAAAAGCGTTATCCTCCATCGATGTCCTTATTTATAACGGATATGAGCATTTATTTTATCCTCCATCAAACATCAGAAGCATGTACCGTGATTTCGTACTGGACTCCCCTGACCAGCAGGACGCCTGCCGTAAAAATCTTCAGCACTATTTACAAAAGGGCGGAAAAGTAATCGGGATCGGGGCTGGTGCTTCTAAGGCCTTGACCATGATCCTTGAATTGAGTGAGGCGGAGGTTCATTCCGGCGGCTGGAATAAGAATGCATTACTGCAGATCCATTATAAGGATCACGCGATTACGAAGGGATATCTGACTGAAGATACCGGTTTTGTATACCGGCCCGCCTGGTTCACGAATATCGGCAAGATGAATGTGGTCGCTTCATACGGAAAGGGCCAGGATACGTTACTGGCTGGATACTGGCCTGACTACCACCAAGCTCATGGGAAGGCTGCGATCATTACCAATCCAGAAGGAAACCTCATTCTCTTTGGATTAGAGATTTGTTTCAGGGGGCATACCAGTTACTTCTATAGGCTTTTGTGGAATGCCATCCATTCGGAGCCCCGAAAGTGA
- a CDS encoding GNAT family N-acetyltransferase: protein MKMTIERSTFKEVEPLIKLARKEGMRVHDVPGSVWFYAKVDGEMAGFVSCYIREKHGKAVFKSDYVREGYRRRGIYRKLFETRLAYVRNFNVKLIKASCTKMSLGCFLSYGFTKTETRSRKYTDVVMNVVH from the coding sequence ATGAAAATGACGATTGAAAGATCCACGTTTAAAGAAGTGGAGCCGCTCATTAAGCTTGCTCGCAAAGAAGGGATGAGGGTTCATGACGTCCCGGGATCTGTATGGTTTTATGCAAAAGTGGATGGAGAAATGGCTGGCTTTGTCTCTTGCTATATAAGGGAGAAGCATGGGAAGGCGGTCTTTAAAAGTGATTATGTGCGGGAGGGATACAGACGCAGAGGCATCTACCGGAAACTGTTTGAGACGAGATTGGCCTACGTCAGGAATTTCAACGTGAAATTAATCAAAGCATCCTGTACAAAGATGTCTTTGGGGTGCTTCTTGTCTTACGGGTTCACGAAAACAGAAACGAGGTCAAGGAAATATACAGATGTAGTGATGAATGTAGTTCATTAG
- the murF gene encoding UDP-N-acetylmuramoyl-tripeptide--D-alanyl-D-alanine ligase produces MMKLHLKEIRGAVEGALVSGSENMDIHDAIIFHQHKLKMTNTLVFIDKRKPISEKKWNRMVRNAPCAVITDHDQAAVSGEEGMTIIQVRNVREAFTKFVKYFRGIYTLPIVAITGTCGKTTTREMLTHILEENHSVVSTEQNDNTPHRSFEYLMKINESTDAGVFETGLGGPGDLRYHCKVYQPDIGIITNIGVYHLDRCKTFEGYLAAKAEMLEGLQNKGTLILNADDPNSSKINLEEYKGNVLYFSIHQPSGFRGTHISISEKGTHFTLHANGRKYPAFIPEIGEHHVYNGLAALRAAVELGVDIKIGIRRLRTFKNLERHFQLRKGRNGSTIIDDTWNVNPTSLKEAIKTLSLIAKDKKRIALIGNVERLNRKTKDIHKELGKYVVEYGIDVLFTYGKKAKILAEQASMESENIIVYPFTSIKGMEKLILKHLDEQSYMLVKCRAGSKPLMRLKERLMSEE; encoded by the coding sequence ATGATGAAACTTCATTTAAAGGAAATCAGAGGGGCAGTGGAAGGAGCTTTAGTAAGCGGTTCTGAAAATATGGACATCCATGATGCGATCATCTTCCATCAGCATAAGCTGAAGATGACGAATACACTGGTTTTCATCGATAAAAGGAAGCCAATCAGCGAAAAGAAATGGAATAGGATGGTGAGGAATGCTCCATGCGCCGTAATTACAGATCATGATCAAGCTGCTGTAAGCGGTGAAGAAGGGATGACCATCATTCAGGTTCGAAATGTGAGGGAAGCGTTTACGAAGTTTGTGAAATACTTCAGGGGTATCTATACACTCCCGATTGTGGCCATTACAGGAACTTGTGGAAAAACAACCACCCGTGAGATGCTGACGCATATCTTGGAGGAAAATCATTCTGTCGTTTCCACCGAACAGAATGACAATACCCCGCATCGATCATTTGAATACCTGATGAAAATAAACGAGAGTACTGATGCAGGTGTATTTGAAACGGGCTTGGGCGGTCCTGGTGATCTGCGCTATCACTGCAAGGTCTATCAACCGGATATAGGGATCATTACCAATATCGGAGTGTATCATCTCGATCGCTGCAAGACCTTTGAAGGATATCTTGCAGCCAAAGCGGAAATGCTTGAAGGGCTGCAGAACAAAGGTACATTGATACTGAATGCAGATGACCCCAATAGTTCTAAAATTAATTTAGAAGAGTACAAAGGAAATGTCCTTTATTTTAGTATCCATCAGCCGTCCGGCTTCAGGGGAACCCATATCTCAATCAGTGAAAAGGGTACGCATTTCACCTTACATGCAAACGGCCGCAAATACCCTGCTTTTATTCCTGAAATCGGAGAACATCACGTATACAATGGATTGGCTGCGTTACGGGCTGCGGTAGAACTTGGGGTAGACATTAAAATAGGGATCAGAAGGTTACGCACCTTTAAAAATCTGGAAAGGCATTTTCAATTGCGTAAAGGCCGGAACGGTTCAACGATCATCGATGACACTTGGAATGTGAACCCTACCTCATTAAAGGAAGCCATTAAGACGCTTTCCTTGATAGCCAAAGATAAGAAGCGTATAGCTCTAATAGGGAATGTTGAAAGACTCAACAGAAAAACAAAGGACATACACAAGGAACTCGGAAAGTATGTGGTTGAATACGGAATCGATGTGCTGTTTACGTATGGAAAGAAAGCGAAGATACTGGCGGAGCAGGCATCGATGGAAAGTGAAAATATCATTGTATATCCATTTACCTCGATTAAAGGGATGGAAAAACTGATATTGAAACATCTCGATGAGCAGTCATACATGCTGGTCAAATGCCGGGCCGGCAGTAAACCTTTGATGAGATTAAAAGAGCGTTTGATGAGTGAGGAATGA